Proteins encoded in a region of the Deltaproteobacteria bacterium genome:
- a CDS encoding IPTL-CTERM sorting domain-containing protein codes for TLSEWGMIILACILAGLTLWRMRRQGLV; via the coding sequence ACCCTGTCCGAATGGGGCATGATCATTCTGGCCTGCATCCTGGCCGGTCTGACCCTGTGGCGGATGCGCAGGCAGGGTCTGGTCTAG